A genomic segment from Ignavibacteriales bacterium encodes:
- a CDS encoding aminotransferase class I/II-fold pyridoxal phosphate-dependent enzyme — MHHYDPSSEIQDYLVFGEYGDVNPSITDSSTYTFLNPQTMNDLFDHEIEGCFLYSRHWNPTNKYLAQALAKLEDSEDAIVTASGMGAISCAILQLCSAGDEIISSRTIYGGTYAFFKNFLPKFGISVKFVNTQDLDAVKSSVTDKTKVIYCESVSNPLLEIADIPKLSEIANQNNIKLMVDNTFSPIIISPIRLGAHIVVHSLTKFINGTSDCVAGCVCSTKEFIAQLTDINSGAAMLLGPVLDSYRAASIMKNIHSLHIRIKKHSENAQYLAENFEKMGCKVFYPGLKSHNGYNLLNEIMNEGFGYGGMLAIDATTTEKANELMANMQLEKVGYLAVSLGYFKTLFSSPGHSTSSEIPEEERKAMGLSEGLVRISIGLDNDIKKTYERIKKCLIEVGLCK, encoded by the coding sequence ATGCATCATTACGATCCTAGCAGTGAAATACAGGATTATTTAGTATTTGGAGAATATGGAGATGTTAATCCGTCTATTACCGATTCATCAACTTATACTTTTTTAAATCCACAAACGATGAATGACCTTTTTGATCATGAAATTGAAGGATGTTTTTTATACTCACGTCATTGGAATCCAACAAACAAATATCTGGCTCAAGCACTTGCAAAGTTAGAAGATTCCGAAGACGCAATTGTAACTGCATCTGGAATGGGTGCAATTAGTTGTGCTATTCTGCAACTATGCAGCGCCGGTGATGAGATTATATCAAGCAGAACTATCTATGGCGGCACATATGCATTTTTTAAAAATTTTTTACCAAAGTTTGGAATAAGTGTAAAGTTTGTAAATACACAAGATTTGGATGCAGTTAAATCTTCGGTTACAGATAAAACAAAAGTTATTTATTGTGAATCTGTCAGTAATCCACTGTTAGAAATTGCTGATATTCCAAAACTTTCTGAAATTGCTAATCAAAATAACATTAAACTTATGGTGGATAATACATTCAGCCCGATTATCATTTCACCAATCCGTTTAGGGGCACACATTGTTGTTCACAGCTTAACTAAATTTATAAATGGTACAAGTGATTGTGTCGCAGGCTGTGTTTGTAGTACTAAAGAATTTATTGCTCAGTTAACTGATATAAATTCCGGAGCTGCTATGTTATTAGGACCTGTTCTTGATAGTTATCGCGCTGCGTCAATAATGAAGAATATTCACTCGCTTCACATAAGAATTAAAAAGCATAGTGAGAATGCCCAATATCTTGCAGAAAATTTTGAAAAAATGGGTTGTAAAGTTTTTTATCCAGGACTAAAATCACACAACGGATACAATCTTTTAAATGAAATTATGAATGAAGGATTTGGATACGGGGGAATGTTAGCAATTGATGCAACTACAACTGAAAAAGCAAATGAACTTATGGCTAATATGCAGCTAGAAAAAGTTGGTTATCTTGCTGTGAGTCTTGGTTATTTTAAAACTTTATTTTCTTCACCTGGTCACAGCACTTCATCAGAAATTCCAGAAGAAGAAAGAAAAGCAATGGGATTGAGTGAAGGATTAGTCCGTATTTCAATTGGTTTGGATAATGATATTAAAAAAACTTACGAACGAATTAAGAAATGTTTGATTGAAGTTGGATTATGTAAATAA
- the rpiA gene encoding ribose-5-phosphate isomerase RpiA produces MNEKLLAAEKSIEFIKDEMTIGLGTGSTVFFLVNKLAELVKDGLQVNCVSTSNQTSELAKSLGIKILNLNEVDKIDLTIDGADEVDAELNGIKGGGGALLFEKIVSASSEKVIWIVDSSKFVKKLGKFPLPVEVISVGSNHLIKIFEQLGYKPKVRKNGIDVFKTDSNNLIIDLHLNEIENSIKLEREIKLIPGVVEVGLFNNIANMVIVGKENSTEIFRRD; encoded by the coding sequence ATGAACGAAAAACTACTTGCCGCAGAAAAATCAATTGAATTTATTAAAGATGAAATGACTATTGGACTTGGTACCGGTTCCACAGTGTTCTTTTTAGTAAATAAACTTGCAGAATTGGTTAAAGATGGTCTTCAAGTAAATTGTGTCTCTACATCAAATCAAACGAGCGAGCTTGCAAAAAGTTTGGGAATTAAAATTTTAAATCTAAATGAGGTTGATAAAATTGATCTTACAATTGACGGAGCTGATGAAGTTGATGCAGAATTAAACGGAATTAAAGGCGGCGGTGGTGCATTGTTGTTTGAAAAGATAGTTTCAGCATCATCGGAAAAAGTTATATGGATTGTAGATTCATCAAAGTTTGTTAAAAAGCTTGGTAAATTTCCACTCCCAGTTGAAGTTATCTCTGTTGGATCTAATCACTTAATAAAAATATTTGAACAACTTGGTTACAAGCCTAAGGTAAGAAAAAATGGAATTGATGTTTTTAAAACAGATTCGAATAATTTAATTATAGATCTTCATTTAAATGAAATTGAAAATTCCATAAAATTGGAACGAGAAATTAAACTTATTCCTGGAGTCGTTGAAGTTGGATTATTCAACAACATTGCAAATATGGTTATCGTAGGTAAAGAAAACTCTACTGAAATTTTCAGAAGAGATTAA
- a CDS encoding sigma 54-interacting transcriptional regulator — translation MEKKFNEEILNSLAEGVLTVDKNFKINFFNRAAELITGFSKEEVIGEFCKYVFKCELCQTQCPIGLVLESGNDIYDYNSSIEVKTGTRKPIRLNAAILKNSDSEPVGGVISFRDLSELMKLRRDVISPSNYFGIIGHSKSMQEIFSLIQEIAESDATVLIQGESGTGKELVANAIQETSLRKGKQFLKVNCSVFPQNLLASELFGHVKGAFTDAFKDRPGRFELANGGTLFLDEVAEMPLQTQIQLLRILQEGTFERVGESVTRKTDVRVISATNINIKKALEDGKLREDLFYRLNVIPIYVPALRDRREDIPYLIKHFIEDYSKIYKKEINDIDDDALEVFMNYSWPGNVRELENAIEYLIVRSKDNKNIALNSLPSSFRNNAVLQHSENVIEIKNDNPPQLVKLLEKHHWNKTKVAEELGIGRTTLWRMLKNFQESKEND, via the coding sequence ATGGAAAAAAAATTTAACGAAGAAATATTAAACTCACTTGCTGAAGGCGTTTTAACGGTTGATAAAAATTTTAAAATCAACTTTTTTAACCGCGCTGCGGAATTAATCACTGGGTTTAGTAAAGAAGAAGTGATTGGGGAGTTTTGCAAGTATGTATTTAAATGTGAACTTTGTCAAACACAATGCCCAATAGGATTGGTTCTTGAATCTGGAAATGATATTTATGATTATAATTCGAGTATAGAAGTTAAAACAGGAACAAGAAAACCAATACGATTAAACGCCGCTATTCTAAAAAATAGCGATAGCGAACCTGTAGGTGGCGTTATTTCTTTTCGCGATCTTTCTGAATTGATGAAACTTAGACGTGATGTAATTTCACCATCAAACTACTTTGGGATAATTGGACATAGCAAATCAATGCAAGAAATCTTTAGCTTGATTCAGGAAATTGCTGAATCTGATGCAACTGTTTTAATTCAAGGTGAATCGGGAACCGGAAAAGAATTAGTTGCAAATGCAATTCAGGAAACAAGTTTAAGAAAAGGCAAACAATTTTTAAAAGTTAATTGTTCTGTATTTCCACAAAATCTATTAGCTAGCGAATTATTTGGGCACGTTAAAGGTGCATTTACGGATGCATTTAAAGATAGACCGGGCAGATTTGAGTTGGCTAATGGCGGAACGCTTTTTTTGGATGAAGTTGCTGAAATGCCTCTGCAAACACAAATACAATTGTTAAGAATTTTGCAGGAAGGAACCTTTGAAAGAGTTGGAGAATCAGTTACACGTAAAACTGATGTGCGAGTTATATCGGCAACTAATATTAATATCAAAAAAGCGCTCGAGGATGGTAAACTGAGAGAAGATCTTTTTTACAGATTAAATGTAATTCCAATTTATGTTCCGGCGTTACGAGACAGAAGGGAAGACATTCCATATCTCATAAAACATTTTATTGAAGACTACTCAAAAATCTATAAGAAGGAAATTAATGATATTGATGATGATGCACTTGAAGTTTTTATGAATTATAGTTGGCCCGGCAATGTTCGGGAACTAGAAAATGCAATCGAATATCTGATAGTTAGAAGTAAGGATAATAAAAATATTGCATTAAATAGTTTGCCATCATCCTTTAGAAATAATGCAGTTTTACAGCATAGTGAAAATGTGATAGAAATAAAAAATGATAACCCACCACAGCTTGTAAAACTTCTTGAAAAACATCACTGGAATAAAACCAAAGTAGCTGAAGAATTGGGAATAGGAAGAACTACTTTATGGCGAATGTTAAAGAATTTTCAGGAAAGCAAAGAAAACGATTAA
- a CDS encoding DUF4301 family protein, producing MNKNELELIKIKNYLASVDNEHILLSAIKEQLDLFENGVKIPQLEKPCTLGDGIVKLNLDEFDELLNFFNSASAESRIIKFVPASGAASRMFHKLQSVLIRFNNFSLNDIKSKIEYDNECKSVYDFLTNLNKFSFYENLKAVLNADEVKIKKLVNNFPKEIVKAVLFETGLGYSSKPKGAINFHCYKTECRTAFEEQIFEAFNYATDKEQNVKIHFTISEEHTDLFKKIISDLKSKLSKKEFKINVTHSYQKKSTNTIAVDLSNKILFDKSGIPIRRPGGHGALIENLNDLNADIVIIKNIDNISTENLNNDTILFKKLLTGYLVKIQNKVFEFLNSLNQKDFAKYSFDEMMKFAEEFLFITMSKDFFSWDDGQKRKFLFDKLNRPIRVCGMVKNVGEPGGGPFWVNEDNGSSSLQIIEQVQIDMTDENQKNIFKNSTHFNPVDLVCGVKDYKGNNFDLRNFVDHHSGIITKKSKDGIELKALELPGLWNGGMANWITIFVEVPIGTFNPVKEVNDLLRKEHQN from the coding sequence ATGAATAAAAACGAATTAGAATTAATAAAAATTAAAAACTATTTAGCTTCAGTTGATAATGAACATATATTATTATCAGCTATAAAAGAACAGTTAGATTTATTTGAAAATGGTGTTAAGATTCCGCAATTAGAAAAACCGTGTACTCTTGGAGACGGAATTGTTAAACTAAATCTCGATGAGTTTGATGAACTGCTAAATTTTTTTAATTCCGCTTCTGCTGAGAGCAGGATAATTAAGTTTGTTCCAGCTTCCGGTGCGGCTTCACGAATGTTTCATAAGCTTCAATCCGTCTTAATCAGGTTTAATAATTTTTCTTTAAACGATATCAAATCAAAAATTGAATATGATAATGAATGTAAATCGGTTTATGATTTTTTAACAAATCTAAATAAGTTTTCTTTTTATGAAAATTTAAAAGCTGTTTTAAATGCCGATGAAGTTAAAATTAAAAAATTAGTTAATAATTTCCCTAAGGAAATAGTAAAAGCGGTTTTGTTTGAAACCGGATTAGGTTATTCCTCAAAACCAAAAGGTGCGATTAATTTTCATTGTTATAAAACGGAGTGTAGAACTGCTTTTGAAGAGCAAATTTTTGAAGCCTTTAATTATGCTACTGATAAAGAACAAAATGTAAAAATCCATTTTACAATTTCTGAAGAACATACAGATCTATTTAAAAAAATTATAAGTGATTTAAAATCAAAACTGAGTAAAAAAGAATTTAAGATTAATGTAACGCATTCTTATCAAAAAAAATCTACTAACACAATTGCTGTTGATCTCTCTAACAAGATTCTGTTTGATAAATCCGGTATCCCAATACGAAGACCTGGCGGACATGGAGCCTTGATCGAAAATTTAAATGATCTGAATGCTGATATCGTTATTATAAAAAATATTGACAATATCTCAACGGAAAACCTAAATAATGATACAATACTTTTCAAAAAACTATTAACAGGCTACTTGGTAAAAATTCAAAATAAAGTTTTTGAATTTTTGAATTCTTTAAATCAAAAAGATTTTGCTAAATATAGTTTTGATGAGATGATGAAGTTTGCAGAGGAATTTTTATTTATAACAATGTCGAAAGATTTTTTTAGTTGGGATGATGGTCAAAAGCGAAAGTTTTTGTTTGATAAATTAAATCGTCCTATAAGGGTTTGTGGTATGGTTAAAAATGTTGGAGAACCTGGCGGTGGGCCATTTTGGGTGAATGAAGATAATGGAAGTTCTTCACTTCAAATTATCGAACAAGTTCAAATTGATATGACTGATGAAAATCAAAAAAATATTTTTAAGAATTCAACACATTTTAATCCCGTTGATTTAGTTTGTGGAGTTAAAGATTATAAGGGGAATAATTTTGATTTGCGCAATTTTGTAGATCATCATAGCGGAATAATTACAAAAAAATCTAAAGACGGAATTGAACTTAAAGCCTTGGAATTACCCGGTTTATGGAACGGCGGTATGGCTAATTGGATAACAATTTTTGTGGAAGTTCCAATAGGTACCTTTAATCCGGTAAAAGAAGTGAACGATCTTTTAAGAAAAGAGCATCAAAATTAG
- the aqpZ gene encoding aquaporin Z: protein MDSKKLAAEFIGTFWLVLGGCGSAVLAAAFPSLGIGFVGVALAFGLTVLTMAFAIGHISGCHLNPAVTIGLWAGGRFKASEILPYIISQVLGAIAGAGVLYLIASGQLGFDLSAGFASNGYSDHSPGGYSLTSGFVSEVVMTFMFLMIILGATDERAPKGFAPIAIGLGLTLIHLISIPVTNTSVNPARSTGPALFVGGWAISQLWLFWVAPIIGAVLAGFVYSFIGGKSK, encoded by the coding sequence ATGGATTCAAAAAAACTTGCAGCCGAGTTTATCGGAACATTCTGGTTGGTACTTGGTGGTTGTGGAAGCGCAGTTCTTGCTGCTGCTTTTCCCAGTCTTGGTATTGGTTTCGTTGGTGTTGCTCTGGCCTTTGGTTTAACAGTTTTAACAATGGCTTTTGCTATCGGGCATATTTCAGGATGTCATCTTAATCCGGCAGTAACTATCGGCTTATGGGCAGGCGGAAGATTTAAAGCTTCAGAAATTTTGCCATATATAATTTCACAAGTGCTTGGCGCTATTGCCGGTGCGGGTGTTTTGTATTTAATTGCAAGCGGTCAGCTTGGTTTTGATTTAAGTGCAGGCTTTGCATCCAATGGGTATAGCGATCACTCACCAGGTGGTTACTCATTAACTTCAGGATTTGTTAGCGAAGTTGTGATGACTTTTATGTTTCTTATGATAATTTTGGGCGCAACTGATGAAAGAGCGCCAAAAGGGTTTGCACCAATTGCAATAGGATTAGGACTAACTTTAATCCATTTAATAAGTATTCCTGTTACAAATACTTCTGTTAATCCTGCAAGAAGTACAGGACCAGCATTATTTGTTGGCGGATGGGCAATATCACAATTGTGGTTATTCTGGGTTGCTCCTATTATTGGCGCGGTGTTGGCTGGTTTTGTTTACAGTTTTATTGGCGGCAAATCTAAATAG
- the meaB gene encoding methylmalonyl Co-A mutase-associated GTPase MeaB, with the protein MKKQPSKKNNSYKPDWTPQNAGEGFAVRVVKGIQSSSSDVGSSKKEKDLKRQHLSIDDYVNGVLNFDRNILARAITLIESNNPTHHDNAQEVLKKLLPYSGKSLRIGITGVPGAGKSTLIEALGMYLIDQGHKVAVLTVDPSSIVNKGSILGDKTRMENLSKEKNCFIRPSPSGGNLGGVTRKSRETITACEAAGFDIILIETVGVGQSEVTVRSMVDFFLLVLIAGAGDELQGIKRGIMELTDAILINKADGDNEKKANIARSDYNNALHYLQPATKGWTSQAFCGSALTGKGIPELWDVIKKFEKTIKQSGIFEQRRKDQSIEWVFRMVEDTLRDEFYNDEKVQQAIASIKQEILKDKITPTLAAEKLLKIFKS; encoded by the coding sequence ATGAAAAAACAGCCTTCTAAAAAAAATAATTCATATAAACCTGACTGGACTCCCCAAAATGCGGGTGAAGGATTTGCTGTACGAGTTGTCAAAGGAATACAAAGTTCAAGTTCAGATGTAGGTTCTAGCAAAAAGGAAAAAGATTTGAAACGCCAGCATCTATCTATTGATGATTATGTTAATGGTGTTTTAAATTTTGATAGAAATATTCTGGCTCGTGCTATTACATTAATTGAAAGCAATAATCCAACTCATCATGATAATGCACAAGAAGTATTAAAGAAGCTGCTTCCCTATTCCGGAAAATCTTTAAGAATTGGAATTACAGGAGTTCCCGGGGCAGGCAAAAGCACACTGATTGAAGCACTAGGCATGTATCTAATAGATCAAGGACACAAAGTTGCCGTTCTTACTGTTGATCCGAGCAGCATCGTAAATAAGGGAAGTATTCTCGGAGATAAAACAAGAATGGAAAATCTTTCTAAAGAAAAAAATTGTTTTATTCGTCCTTCACCTTCTGGTGGAAATCTTGGTGGAGTAACAAGAAAAAGTCGCGAAACAATTACTGCATGCGAAGCCGCAGGATTTGATATTATCCTTATTGAAACAGTTGGCGTTGGACAAAGCGAAGTTACCGTGCGTTCTATGGTGGATTTTTTTCTGCTTGTTTTAATTGCAGGCGCAGGTGATGAACTGCAGGGAATTAAACGTGGCATAATGGAATTGACCGATGCAATCCTTATCAACAAAGCAGATGGCGATAATGAGAAGAAAGCTAACATTGCAAGATCAGATTATAACAATGCTCTGCATTATCTGCAGCCTGCAACAAAAGGATGGACATCACAAGCATTCTGTGGATCTGCGCTAACGGGAAAAGGAATTCCTGAACTTTGGGATGTGATTAAGAAATTTGAAAAGACTATTAAACAATCCGGAATATTTGAACAACGAAGAAAAGATCAATCTATTGAATGGGTTTTTAGAATGGTGGAAGACACTTTACGCGATGAGTTTTATAATGATGAAAAAGTTCAACAAGCAATAGCATCAATTAAACAAGAAATACTAAAAGATAAAATAACACCAACGCTCGCCGCAGAAAAATTGCTTAAGATTTTCAAATCATAA
- a CDS encoding PKD domain-containing protein, translated as MKRLYLLFFILGFFGSGLAYDKLSLVERFTNCSCGPCATANNAWYNGTTANLINSRSITHVIYNVDWPSPTDPMHILNAADNNARRGYYGVNSVPWIDVNGTTISVSQAALEGAVNSGNASYSPFKIEIIPVRFSNNVINVKVIITRDSSDNTTFNNTKLRVALTELTVDRTCLTCCNNGEILFHNVTRKMLPDGKGTLIQIPVAGDSVEYEFSFIPNAQFLQEVDITALSVVAFIQSDANKLVYQSATADVELSNNLNAAFQVTENLGALPFEVTFEDYSSATDSTSITSWSWDFDNDGNPDSQEPNPTYTFTTEGTYTVSLTVSDGINQYIRTLENYIYGLTNSADILVVNGIDYSNATYIPEMQAFYSSSACIGNHNVDVWDLFGDQGFNYRANSSFQTTHLFNRDIPTSVLNLYDKVIWIGNNFSGDLAFFIPAQVIDYVQNGGNFLLATRLAGSFFDTQLRTYCGVSAVTGDLQVTDLVALDSGLVTMPSTGVNNLVHLVSFDVNSEAVPIFDDLTANAFYAGFRLNKQDEGNFIFIAGRPYRFNAAASYANYDFIIDNWMVTTPTDVEEDDQIVPEKFALLQNYPNPFNPSTRITYNIAHRSNVSLKIYDLLGKEIVTLVNEQKEVGTYDVQFDASKLSSGVYIYSIQAGDFLESRKMILMK; from the coding sequence ATGAAACGACTATATTTACTGTTTTTTATATTAGGTTTTTTTGGCTCAGGTTTAGCATATGATAAACTTTCTCTAGTTGAAAGATTTACAAATTGTTCCTGCGGCCCTTGTGCTACAGCTAATAATGCATGGTATAATGGTACAACTGCAAATCTAATCAACTCACGTTCAATAACCCATGTTATATACAATGTTGATTGGCCTTCACCAACAGACCCAATGCATATACTAAATGCTGCTGATAATAACGCTAGGCGAGGATATTATGGTGTTAACTCAGTCCCGTGGATTGATGTAAACGGTACGACCATTTCAGTTAGTCAGGCAGCTCTTGAAGGAGCTGTTAATTCCGGAAATGCATCTTACTCTCCATTTAAGATTGAAATAATTCCGGTTAGATTTTCTAACAATGTTATTAATGTAAAAGTTATTATAACCAGGGATTCTTCTGACAATACAACTTTTAATAATACCAAACTAAGAGTTGCTCTTACAGAATTAACAGTCGATAGAACTTGTTTAACCTGCTGTAACAATGGTGAAATTTTATTTCACAATGTAACTCGTAAAATGCTGCCAGACGGAAAAGGAACTTTAATTCAGATTCCTGTTGCAGGTGATTCTGTTGAATACGAATTTTCCTTTATCCCAAATGCACAATTTTTGCAAGAGGTTGATATAACAGCGCTTTCAGTCGTAGCCTTTATCCAAAGTGATGCTAATAAACTTGTTTATCAATCAGCTACCGCGGACGTTGAACTGTCTAATAATCTAAACGCTGCATTCCAGGTTACTGAAAATTTAGGCGCATTACCATTTGAAGTTACTTTTGAAGATTATTCTTCTGCGACAGATTCTACATCAATTACATCTTGGTCCTGGGATTTTGACAATGACGGAAACCCTGATTCTCAAGAACCTAATCCAACTTATACTTTTACAACTGAAGGAACATATACAGTTTCTTTAACAGTTAGTGATGGTATCAATCAATACATACGCACTTTAGAAAATTATATTTACGGATTAACAAATTCTGCTGATATTTTAGTAGTAAATGGAATCGATTACTCAAATGCAACTTATATTCCTGAAATGCAGGCGTTCTATAGTAGTTCTGCTTGTATTGGTAATCATAATGTTGATGTTTGGGATTTATTTGGTGATCAAGGATTTAATTATAGAGCAAATTCATCTTTTCAAACTACACATTTATTTAACCGTGATATTCCTACCTCAGTATTAAATCTTTATGATAAGGTAATTTGGATAGGAAATAATTTTAGTGGCGATTTAGCATTCTTTATTCCTGCACAGGTAATTGATTATGTACAAAATGGTGGAAATTTTCTCTTGGCAACAAGATTAGCCGGTAGTTTTTTTGATACTCAACTTAGAACTTATTGCGGCGTTTCTGCTGTTACAGGTGATTTGCAGGTAACAGATCTTGTCGCACTAGATTCTGGATTGGTTACGATGCCCTCAACGGGCGTTAATAATCTTGTACATTTAGTTTCCTTTGATGTAAATTCAGAAGCAGTTCCAATTTTTGATGATCTAACCGCAAATGCTTTTTATGCAGGATTTAGATTAAACAAACAGGATGAAGGCAATTTTATTTTTATTGCCGGAAGACCTTATCGTTTTAATGCCGCAGCATCTTATGCAAATTATGATTTTATAATTGATAACTGGATGGTCACAACTCCAACTGATGTTGAAGAAGATGATCAGATTGTTCCGGAAAAGTTTGCCTTACTGCAGAATTATCCAAATCCATTTAATCCATCTACCAGGATAACATACAATATTGCTCATCGAAGTAACGTTTCATTAAAAATTTATGATTTACTTGGAAAAGAAATAGTAACATTGGTTAATGAACAAAAAGAGGTGGGTACATATGATGTTCAGTTTGATGCAAGCAAATTATCAAGCGGAGTTTATATCTACTCAATTCAAGCAGGAGATTTTCTTGAAAGCCGAAAGATGATACTGATGAAATAA
- a CDS encoding TonB-dependent receptor: protein MKIQALIILVISLMFTSNSFSQNPRGRNNQNGNMPTGKIFGSLFDAQTNQIIEYGNIVLYLTKDSSMATGTISDKEGKFTLSNLQFGMYYLKASFIGYATKFIDSIRVNPKSLEINLGEIFLDEESIELGNILVTGQKEMVINNLDKKIINVEKDLTSTGGSAVDVVGNIPSVTVDLDGNVSFRGNQNITILVDGKPSELVGSSNSDILNSIPASSIESIELVTNPSARYDPDGSSGILNIILKKRINGGLNGSVSLNVGTRDKYNGSINLNYRTPYFNFFTAFDSRIMNNENEGNSLRTNNIANTISYLDQANNGLFKFNSNNVNAGLDYLYDDFNTFTFSYRYRKFGFDSDGFVKNTNLNSINQIIDVFNRSSVADRNMGGSNYTLSYRRTSETKGNELTADVIVGDFAMNRDEEITQTNFDINLIPIRESKQKGLSSNSNKQLTLQSNYVNPIEGFGRIETGFKTTFKNLNSKNDYQDFNQSSSVWIDDPLRKTDFNYKEQIYAVYGIYSNNINKFQYQIGLRAEQANVDGKESITTTSFNKNYFALYPTIHLVQGLPEDQEIQLSYSRRVERPNNRRLNPYVDRSDSLNIQYGNPELNPEFVNSIDLGYSKFFGKTSLTSSFFYKLTDDAIDNYTF from the coding sequence ATGAAAATACAAGCCTTAATTATTTTAGTAATTAGTTTGATGTTTACTTCAAATTCTTTTTCCCAGAATCCTAGAGGAAGAAATAACCAAAACGGCAACATGCCAACCGGGAAAATATTTGGCTCTTTGTTCGATGCTCAGACAAATCAAATTATTGAATATGGTAATATTGTTTTATATCTAACTAAAGATTCTTCCATGGCAACCGGAACTATTTCGGATAAAGAGGGAAAATTTACACTCAGTAATCTGCAATTCGGAATGTATTATTTAAAAGCATCATTTATTGGCTATGCAACTAAGTTTATAGATAGCATACGTGTTAATCCCAAATCTTTAGAAATTAATCTTGGAGAAATATTTCTTGATGAAGAATCAATTGAACTTGGGAATATTCTTGTAACTGGACAAAAAGAAATGGTGATTAACAACCTTGATAAAAAAATTATTAATGTTGAAAAAGATTTAACCAGCACAGGCGGTTCAGCAGTTGATGTTGTGGGAAACATACCCTCCGTAACAGTTGATCTTGATGGCAATGTAAGTTTTAGAGGCAATCAAAACATAACAATTTTAGTGGATGGCAAACCAAGTGAATTAGTTGGTTCAAGTAACAGCGATATTTTAAACAGCATTCCCGCCAGTTCTATAGAATCCATTGAACTTGTTACCAATCCATCTGCACGCTACGATCCGGATGGTTCATCGGGAATCCTAAACATCATTTTAAAGAAAAGAATTAATGGCGGATTAAATGGAAGCGTTAGTCTAAATGTTGGTACTCGTGATAAATATAATGGATCAATAAATCTGAATTACAGAACGCCATATTTTAATTTCTTCACTGCCTTTGATTCACGAATCATGAATAATGAAAACGAGGGAAATTCATTAAGAACAAACAACATCGCAAATACAATTTCTTATTTGGATCAGGCAAATAACGGATTGTTCAAATTTAATTCTAATAATGTAAATGCGGGATTAGATTATCTATATGATGATTTTAACACATTCACGTTTTCTTATCGTTACAGAAAATTTGGATTTGACAGCGATGGATTTGTTAAAAACACAAACTTAAATTCCATAAATCAAATTATTGATGTTTTTAATCGCAGCAGTGTTGCTGATAGAAATATGGGAGGAAGCAATTATACTTTAAGTTATAGAAGAACCTCTGAAACAAAAGGTAATGAGTTGACTGCGGATGTAATAGTTGGGGATTTTGCAATGAACAGGGATGAGGAAATTACACAAACCAATTTTGATATAAATCTAATTCCAATCAGAGAATCCAAACAAAAAGGTTTATCAAGCAACTCTAATAAACAGTTAACTTTACAATCTAATTATGTAAATCCCATAGAAGGATTTGGACGAATAGAAACAGGGTTTAAAACCACTTTTAAAAATTTAAATTCAAAAAATGATTATCAAGATTTTAATCAAAGTTCTTCGGTGTGGATTGATGATCCTTTGAGAAAAACTGATTTTAATTATAAAGAACAGATTTACGCAGTGTATGGAATTTACTCTAACAACATTAATAAATTTCAATATCAAATTGGATTACGTGCAGAACAAGCTAATGTTGATGGGAAGGAAAGCATTACTACAACATCATTTAACAAAAATTATTTTGCTCTTTATCCAACAATACATTTGGTGCAAGGTTTACCCGAGGATCAGGAAATACAATTAAGTTACAGTAGAAGAGTTGAGCGCCCAAATAACAGAAGGTTAAATCCTTATGTGGATCGATCAGATTCTTTAAATATTCAATATGGTAATCCGGAATTAAATCCCGAGTTTGTTAATTCGATTGATCTTGGATATTCAAAATTCTTTGGTAAAACTTCACTAACATCATCATTCTTTTACAAACTTACTGATGACGCGATAGATAATTATACTTTTTAA